GCGCAGCAGCCGAAAACCGATGCCCGGTTCGAGCGCACGGAAGCGATGATCCCGATGCGCGACGGGAAGAAGTTGTTCACCACGGTTCACGCCCCGAAAGACCCGAAGGGGCCGGTCGCCATCGTCCTGCTCCGCACGCCCTACGGCATCGACGGGCGCACGGAGCGGCTGTTCCGGGACTACTTCAAGGAAATGATCGACGACGGATACGCCTTCGTTCTTCAGGACATCCGCGGACGGTTCAAATCGGAGGGGACGTTCGTGATGACGCGCCCGGCGCGCGACCCGAAAGACCCCAAGGCCGTGGACGAGGCGTCCGACACGAGCGACACCATCGACTGGCTGCTGAAGGAGGTGAAGAACAACAACGGGCGCGTCGGGATGCTCGGGATCAGCTACCCCGGCTGGCTCGCGGCGGTCGCGATGCTCGATCCGCACCCGGCACTCAAGGCGGTTTCCCCGCAAGCGTCGCCGGTGGACATGTTCCTCGGGGACGACTTCCACCACAACGGCGCGTTCCGGCTCAGCTACGGGTTCGAGTACGTCGCGATGATGGAAACGGACAAGAGCAACTTCAGCTTCAAGTTCGATAAGCACGACACCTACGAGTGGTACCTGAAGCTCGGCGCGCTCTCGAACGTGAACCGGCTACACTTCAAGAACACGCTCCCGACCTGGAACGACTTCGTCGCGCACCCGAACTACGACACCTTCTGGAAAACGCAGTCGCTCGAACCGCGGCTCACGAAGGTCACGGTACCGACACTGAACGTGGCGGGCTGGTACGACCAGGAAGACTTCCGCGGGCCGCTAAAGATCTACGAGCTGCTGGAGAAGCACGACACCAAAAACCAGAACTTCCTCGTGGTCGGCCCGTGGAACCACGGCGGGTGGGGCGGCGGTAAGGCCGACAAACTGGGCCGCATCCCGTTCGATTCCGCCACCGGTGAACGCTTCCGGAAAGAGATCCAGGCACCGTTTTTCGCGCACTATTTGAAGGACGTGGGGAGGGACGCACCGCCCGAAGCGCGCATGTTTCAGACCGGGGCGAACAAGTGGGAGACGTATGATTCCTGGCCCCCGAAGGGCGTCGTATCGCGAAAACTGCACTTTCACCCGAAGGGCAAATTGAGCTTCGATCCGCCCGCAGAAGGGGCGCCCGAGGCTGACGAGTACGTCTCCGACCCCGCGAACCCGGTTCCGTACCGCCCGCGCCCAGTGCGCCCGACGTACCCCGGTCCCGAGTGGCCCGAGTGGATGGTGCAGGATCAGCGGTTCACGCACGGGCGCCCGGACGTGCTCTCCTACGAGACGGAACCGCTGACGGAAGATGTAGTTGTGGCCGGTTCGATGAAGGTGAAACTGTTCGGCTCCACGTCGGGCACGGACTGCGACTGGATCGTGCGGTTAATTGACGTGTACCCTGACGATTACACGAAGCCCGCGGACCTGGCCGGTTCTCAACTGCTCATCGCGGGCGAGCCGGTTCGAGCGAGATTCCGCAAGAGTTTGGAGAAACCCGAGCCCGTGAAGCCCGGCGCAGTGGAGGAGTACACGATCGACCTGAACTGGGGACACCACCGGTTCCGCAAGGGGCATAAGATCATGGTGCAGGTGAGCAGCACATGGTTCCCGGTGATCGACCGGAACCCGCAGAAGTTCGTCCCAAACATCTTCGAGGCCGTGGACGGCGACTTCCAGAAGGCGACGCAGCGCGTCTACCACACGCCGAAATTCGCGTCGCACATCGCCCTGGATGTGCTGAAGGCGAAATGATCGGAGCATCTGGCCTGCGGGCACATTACCCGCAGGCCAAGGAAAGTCATAGCAGCTCGCTGATCGGTTCGGGATCGTCGAGCACGTTGACAGGGCGGCCACTCGGGTCGAGTAACTGCAACTTCGGGTCGATGCCCAGAACCTGGTAGATCGTGGCATGGATGTTCGAGGGCGTGACCGCGCGGGTGTGCGGGCGCTGGCCGAGGCGGTCCGTCGAGCCGACGACCTGCCCGCCCTTCACGCCGCCGCCACCCATAAGGCAGAACATCGCGCTGCCCCAGTGGTCACGCCCCGGCGTGCCCTGGCTCATCGGGGCGCCGCCGTTACCGCCGTCGTTCATCTTCGGCGTGCGGCTGAACTCGCCGCACAGAACCACGAGCGTCGTGTCGAGCAACCCGCGATCGTCGAGGTCGGTGAACAGCGCGGATACCGCGCGATCGACCTTCGGCAAGTAGTTCTCGTAGCCGGCCTTCAAATCCCAGTGGTGGTCCCACCCACCGAAGTGAACCGTGACGAACGTGGACCCGGCTTCGACCAACCGGCGCGCGAGGAGCGTCGACTGTCCCCAGGTGTCGCGACCGTACCGGTCGCGGAGCCGGGTGCTCTCCTTACTAATGGCGAACGCTTCGCGCGCGGTCGGTCCCGTCACGAACTCATACGCCTCGCGCCCGAACCGGTCCATTGCCTGTGCGGTCGGGTGCGCGTCCAGGTGCTTGCGCTTGTTGTCGAAGTGCGTGAGCAGCGACCGGCGGTCCTCCATCTTCTCCAGGGTCAGCCCGTTCGCGAGGTTCAGGTTCGGCACCTGGAAGTTCGCGACACTCGGGTCGCCCGTTAAGAACGGGTCGTGTTGGGCGCCGAGCATGTGGGCGCCGAAGTACCCGGGTGCGATCCCGATGCTGGCCGCGTGCGGGGTCGCGGTGTAGCCCGGCATCCCGTTCACGCGCGAACCGAGTTCGCGGTTCACGATGGCGCCAATGCCGGGGAACTTCTGCGCGTTGTTCGCCCCGGACACGCCCATGTCTTTAGTCGTCAGCATCCGGTGCCCGCCGGCGAAGTGGTCGCCGGTGTCGTGGTACAGCGAGCGCACCATCGAGAACTTGTCGGTCACCTGCGCCTGCTTGGGGAACAGCTCGGTGATGTCGAAGCCGGGCACTTTGGTACGGATCGGCTTCCAGATCCCGCGGTACTCGGCCGGCGCGTCCGGCTTCATGTCGTACATGTCCATGTGCCCGGGGCCACCGTCGAGCCAGATCAGAATCACGGACGTGTTTTTGCTGCTCGTGGGAGATTGCGCCGAGGTTGCCTTCGCGCGGAGCACGTCCGGCAGCCCCAAACTCGCCATCCCCGCGACGCCGATCCGGAGGAAGTCGCGGCGCGAGGCACCGTCGCAGTAACGGCCAGAAGAACCGAGATCGAGGCTGAACATGATGGGGCCTCCGGGACGGGCACGGGTGGTGGGAAGAACTCGGCAGGTGGGTGCGCGTGGCGTGCTCGTGCAGCAATCAAACTGTCGCATACCCGCGGCCCGCGGTCAAGAACGCTGTGCCGCGGGTTGCTACGAAATAGCGATGCGTAGCGCAGCAGTGATCCTGGGCGATGGGCCGCGTATTGCTCCTTTAACGACTATTATCGGCCCGCGAACGGGCGCAGTTGCTCCGCGGTCAGTTTTTCGGCCAGGGTGTACTTCTCGCCGACGGCGTACCCGCCTTTGGTGGGAGCGTCCTTTTCATACGCCCAAACGTCGTCGGTGATCGCCGCGCCCCAGCGCACGACCACGCGCCCGGAGCGGATCGCGTCCATTCCTTTGTTCACGTTCGCCAGTGGGCTTGCCGCTGCCGCCGCTTCGTTCGCGGGGAGCCGGTCCCCCGCACCGACGGCGGCAAACAGGAGCGCGTAGACGTCGTTCAGTGCGTTGATCCGATCCCGGTCTTGTGCGACGCGGTCCGCATCTTTCTTCTGCTCGGCCCATTTCGCGTCGCTCCGCGCTTTCTCCGCGGCTTGTTCTTCTTCCGTCAGGACGCGCGGGGCGCCCTGGTGCTCGATCCGCGTGACCTTGTTGTTGCTGAAACCGAGTCGGAGTTTGCCCTTCTCGGTAGTCCACTCGTACTGGTCCGCTCCGTCCTTTCGGCCCGAGCCGAGAATCGCCTCGACCTCGGACAGTGTCATGCCCGGTTGTACCTTTTTGGCGTTCTCCTCGGACACCTTTTTCGTGCAGCCCCCCAACAGAGCAACCAGGACAACCAAGCAGAGGCATTTCGCCGGACCGCGCATGACAACCCTCGGGAGAGTGGATCGACAATTCGCTAGCTCGCCAGTTTCGGGCCGCTCTCTACCGCAGTCAAACACTTTCATTTTTCTTTGGGGGCGGAGGGGCACAACTGTGAGTGAGCTTCGCTCATTGCCCACGTGCTCCCCATTCGGAAATCATTTTTGGCCGAACGACGGTCTCGGCAAATGGAAATCGGTTGTGTCGAATATTCCGATTTGACTGAGCCAATTTCCTGTCGCAAGTTAACGCGTCTCTCGGGTTCCGGCCCGGCCTGAGCGCGCTGTTAACTCGATCACCGACTTATCAGAGAGCTACCGTGAGAACTGAAAATAACGCCCGCACCGCGTTCTCCACGTACCTCAGTGAAATCGACCACACGCCGCTGCTCTCGGCCCCCGAAGAACGCGAACTCGGCGCGCGCGTGCTGACCGGCGACGCCCAGGCCCGTGACCGCATGGTGCGCGCCAACTTGCGCCTCGTGGTCAACATCGCGCGGGGGTACACGGGCAAGGGGCTAGCCCTCGACGACCTCGTGTCTGAAGGGAATATGGGGCTGCTCCGCGCGGTCGAGGGATTCGAGCCGTCGATGAACACGCGGTTCAGCACCTACGCGAGCTACTGGATCAAGCAGAGCATCAAACGCGCGATCGTGAACACCGCGAAGACGATCCGTATCCCGGCGTACATGGCGGAACTGCTCACCAAGTGGCGCCGCGCCACCAACCAACTCAGCGACGAACTCGGGCGCCCGCCGGCCCACGACGAGATTGCCAAGTTCTTGGGGCTATCGAAGAAGAAGCTCGCGATCATCAAGAAAGCGATCCGGGTCGCGAACGCGGGATCGCAAGCCGATCAGGGCGACGCCGGGTGGAGCATCGAGGAGATGCTCATGGACGCCCGGTCCGACACGCCCGAGTCCGAAATGGGTAAATCGGACGACCTGAAACAAGTGCTCCACCTGTTGGACAAGATGGACCCGCGCGAGGCGACGGTTCTGCGCATGCGGTTCGGGTTGAACGACGAGGAGCCGAGAACCCTGAAGGAAATCGGTGAGTGCCTCGGCTTGACCCGCGAGCGCGTGCGCCAGATTGAAAACGAAGCGCTCACCAAGCTGAGCGACGGGATGAGCGTGTAAGCGGGATACAGAGGAGTGAAACCGCAGCCCGCGCTCGGTTCTCGGACTGTGGGGCCGAGAACCGAGCGCGGGCTGCGGCGTTATACGACCGTTAGCATTTCCTGGACGACCGCAGCAAGCTGGCTGGGAATGTACGGCTTGTTGAGGCGCCGAGTGCCGGGCGGCTCGTCCTCGGGGAGCAAGCCGCCCCCGTGGTAACCACTGGCGAACAGCACCTTCACTTCTGGGTCGATGCGCCGAATCGCTTCAAACACTTGCCGCCCGGACAGCTTCGGCATGCTCGCGTCGAGGACCGCGAGCTTCACCTGACCGTTCGCGTTCTGAAACGCATTGACCGCTTCGGCGCCGTCACCGGCCAAGAGAACGTTGTACCCGGACAGCTCCAACGCCACCCGCGCCAGGTCGCGTACCCCGGCTTCGTCGTCGGCCACCAGAACGGTTTCGCCGCCCCCTCGGGGGAAATCCGTGCGGATCTCGCTCCGGAACCCGGTGCGCTCGTCGGACGCGATCCCGCGCGGCAGGTAAACATCGAACCGGCTCCCTGCGCCGGGTGCGGAGGTCACTTCGACCAATCCGCCGTGAGCCGTGGCCACCCCATACACGACCGCCAATCCCAGGCCGGTTCCCTGGCCCACGCCCTTTGTGGTGAAAAACGGGTCGAAGATCTTCGCCCGCACCTCCTCGGTCATCCCCGTACCCGTGTCCGAGACGCTCAGGCGCACG
This region of Gemmata massiliana genomic DNA includes:
- a CDS encoding CocE/NonD family hydrolase, whose amino-acid sequence is MRRPASALFALLVTTAILHAQQPKTDARFERTEAMIPMRDGKKLFTTVHAPKDPKGPVAIVLLRTPYGIDGRTERLFRDYFKEMIDDGYAFVLQDIRGRFKSEGTFVMTRPARDPKDPKAVDEASDTSDTIDWLLKEVKNNNGRVGMLGISYPGWLAAVAMLDPHPALKAVSPQASPVDMFLGDDFHHNGAFRLSYGFEYVAMMETDKSNFSFKFDKHDTYEWYLKLGALSNVNRLHFKNTLPTWNDFVAHPNYDTFWKTQSLEPRLTKVTVPTLNVAGWYDQEDFRGPLKIYELLEKHDTKNQNFLVVGPWNHGGWGGGKADKLGRIPFDSATGERFRKEIQAPFFAHYLKDVGRDAPPEARMFQTGANKWETYDSWPPKGVVSRKLHFHPKGKLSFDPPAEGAPEADEYVSDPANPVPYRPRPVRPTYPGPEWPEWMVQDQRFTHGRPDVLSYETEPLTEDVVVAGSMKVKLFGSTSGTDCDWIVRLIDVYPDDYTKPADLAGSQLLIAGEPVRARFRKSLEKPEPVKPGAVEEYTIDLNWGHHRFRKGHKIMVQVSSTWFPVIDRNPQKFVPNIFEAVDGDFQKATQRVYHTPKFASHIALDVLKAK
- a CDS encoding DUF1501 domain-containing protein: MFSLDLGSSGRYCDGASRRDFLRIGVAGMASLGLPDVLRAKATSAQSPTSSKNTSVILIWLDGGPGHMDMYDMKPDAPAEYRGIWKPIRTKVPGFDITELFPKQAQVTDKFSMVRSLYHDTGDHFAGGHRMLTTKDMGVSGANNAQKFPGIGAIVNRELGSRVNGMPGYTATPHAASIGIAPGYFGAHMLGAQHDPFLTGDPSVANFQVPNLNLANGLTLEKMEDRRSLLTHFDNKRKHLDAHPTAQAMDRFGREAYEFVTGPTAREAFAISKESTRLRDRYGRDTWGQSTLLARRLVEAGSTFVTVHFGGWDHHWDLKAGYENYLPKVDRAVSALFTDLDDRGLLDTTLVVLCGEFSRTPKMNDGGNGGAPMSQGTPGRDHWGSAMFCLMGGGGVKGGQVVGSTDRLGQRPHTRAVTPSNIHATIYQVLGIDPKLQLLDPSGRPVNVLDDPEPISELL
- a CDS encoding outer membrane protein assembly factor BamE gives rise to the protein MRGPAKCLCLVVLVALLGGCTKKVSEENAKKVQPGMTLSEVEAILGSGRKDGADQYEWTTEKGKLRLGFSNNKVTRIEHQGAPRVLTEEEQAAEKARSDAKWAEQKKDADRVAQDRDRINALNDVYALLFAAVGAGDRLPANEAAAAASPLANVNKGMDAIRSGRVVVRWGAAITDDVWAYEKDAPTKGGYAVGEKYTLAEKLTAEQLRPFAGR
- a CDS encoding sigma-70 family RNA polymerase sigma factor, coding for MRTENNARTAFSTYLSEIDHTPLLSAPEERELGARVLTGDAQARDRMVRANLRLVVNIARGYTGKGLALDDLVSEGNMGLLRAVEGFEPSMNTRFSTYASYWIKQSIKRAIVNTAKTIRIPAYMAELLTKWRRATNQLSDELGRPPAHDEIAKFLGLSKKKLAIIKKAIRVANAGSQADQGDAGWSIEEMLMDARSDTPESEMGKSDDLKQVLHLLDKMDPREATVLRMRFGLNDEEPRTLKEIGECLGLTRERVRQIENEALTKLSDGMSV